GCCTGAACTACATGGCCGCCACTCGATAAACAGAAGCTAACGAGCTTCCACCAATTCCCCCCTCGAGCAAGTACTCGGTCCTCTCATCGGAATTCGAAACGAATCGTCGTGCGTCTACGTACCAACAGGCTTTGGGACGTTCCTCTTCACTTGCATCCACTTGTACGTGGGCACGTgcggctgttgctgctgctgttgttgctgctgcggcTGAGGGTGGTGCCCGTGGGGATGCTGTTGATGATGGTGTCCGTGCCCGTGCTGGTGCGGATGTTGAGCATGCCCCGGCTGTTGTAGCACGTGGTAGCTCGTCGGATCTGGGTTTTCCTCCTTGTAATGACCAGCGGAATGCCCGGGGTAATCGTTCTGTCGGATCTGGGGGTGATAGTGAAGCGAGTCCTCCGGCGTTGGTAACTGATGAAGATAGTTGGTGGTGCCAGCGACCGGTAGCTGATAGTCAGGCTCGTGGTGGTGatggtgatggtggtggtgtTGACTAGAAGACTGATGGTGCAACTGCTGCTCGTGGTCCGTCCTCGAGTGGGCGGCGGCTACCATCGGGCTCTGGTGGATACCGTTCCCCGATGGTGGAGCGGAATGATGGTGATGGTGATGATCGTCCCTGTAGGCCGCCTGCTGGACGTGGTAACTCTGGTGCGGGTCCATGGACCCGTGGGACCCGTTCGCATGCTGATGCTGTTGGCCAGCGTACGAGGAGGAGGCGGTGGTCGCGTAGTCGAGGTTCGTGTAGCTCAGCCCATTCTCGGATGAGATGATCGCGGTCGTGGGAACGTCCTCGTGGAGAACGGCCGCCGTCGGCGAGTAGAAGCCCTGCGGTGGCGTCCCTGAGGAGGCGGCGGTCGACTCCGCGGCCAGGTAGCTCtccgaggaagaggaagaataAGGGGAGACGGCGGTCTGAGGGAAGTAGTGGGTCGGGGCTAGTTCCGGCGAGGCCGGTACGGGCACGTGTCCACCGACGGACACGggctgatgatgatgatgatgatttcCTTGACCCGTGCATACGTAGTTCGGGTATGAGTCAGGCTTGCCATAAGTTCCGTACATGCCCATGTCCATCATCATCATCCTCGTGGCGGTGAGGCGAATACATCAATTGGCCACCTGCTGCCGGGCCACCAGCGTGTCCTTCGGTGCGCGCACTCTGTACCGTGGGGATGGTGCAGGGCGGAACGGTGGAGATAGATGGAGAAagtgagggagggagagagcagCTCGCCAAGAAGATTAACCGGGAGCAATTACTTTAGTAGTTTACATGGCGACTGATAGCTGCCACTATTGGCCGGTAACACTTTGCTCGTCGATCTTAACCAGTTTAAGTGGCGGCTGATTGGAAGATTGTAACACAGATCTCACACAGATTGACACACTTCTCTGTTTTAAAAGTCCCGAGTGTACGTTGTCACCAGTAGCGGTTCTAACGGTGTCCCACTGGAGCTCGAGGACGGTGATGAACCGCGCCGTGGAATCCGTTCGCATCTACCCTTAAACGCGTACTCCCGGTAGCCGAGGGTCGGCGTTAACCAACCGTTGAACCTCGGTCGACGGAAATATCCTCTATAATGATCGCGAACACGCGAGAGATCCCGAGGCAGATCCGCGACACGCCAGTGGACGCGGGAACGCGTCGTTGCTCGCGCGAGTATCGTGGAAAGAGCGGACGCGTAGCCGTCGATCCGGTCGACGAGGGCCCCTGAAGTGGACTGGCTAGGTGGACTGGCCTGGCGGAAGGCGGCACGGTCGAAGGCTGCACGCAGGTGAGATCGCGAGCCGCAGGGGTCTGGTATGTTCAGACCCCTCTCGCCTTTCTCTCGCGCCCCACAGCCGCTCTATCCCTCTCTCGTTCTCTTCCTCTCCCATTCActtctcactctctctttctccttttctctctcgctctctctctctctctctctcccccattAGATTCTCTGGGAAACGCGTGGTGGTACGTATAGAACGTCGCTAAACGGAGGGAAGGGTGCTGCCTTCTCGAAACTGGGCGTGACCACGACGCCGGTCACGTGAGCGTCTCTGGGCGGAGCCAGCCAATCGGGAACGAGCCTGCGCGTCCGGCGTCCGTAGCCTCATGATGGATCACCGAGCTAAATTTTATTTTTCCTACGGTCTTTTTATCTGGCACGCTGCAGTTGACACTTATCGCGGTTGGTAGAGGTagccgagtattatatctcggtGCCCACCTTCCAGGATATCCCGGGACCTTGCCTCCTAGCCTGTCTTCCCTTCCGAGCTTCCAGACCAGCGCCGCTCTTTTTCTCCTACGAGCCTCGCATCTCGTACCTCGTTTCTTTAcccatcttttctctttttttttcactccGCGACTGGTCCCCCTCTTCTCTCTTCTCCGTGTACACACGCGTGTCCCACCTGTCCTCGACAGGACACCACCGGGACGTCTCCTGCGCTTTCATTAACGCCTGACGGCTGATGGGTTAATTACGGGCCGCGAGATCTACGCCGCGCGAGTTCCACGAGTAGGGACAACTGTACGGACGAGCTTCCGCTTTGATCTTGATTCGATTTCGAAGTGCAATTAGAAACTCGAAACTTGAGAGTTCGCTTAGGTACTCGAGGAATATTTCTTTCGTTCGAAACGAATCGAACGCTCTTGCTCTTCACGCGATTCGCGA
The sequence above is a segment of the Xylocopa sonorina isolate GNS202 chromosome 7, iyXylSono1_principal, whole genome shotgun sequence genome. Coding sequences within it:
- the LOC143425268 gene encoding uncharacterized protein LOC143425268 isoform X2, whose amino-acid sequence is MMMMDMGMYGTYGKPDSYPNYVCTGQGNHHHHHQPVSVGGHVPVPASPELAPTHYFPQTAVSPYSSSSSESYLAAESTAASSGTPPQGFYSPTAAVLHEDVPTTAIISSENGLSYTNLDYATTASSSYAGQQHQHANGSHGSMDPHQSYHVQQAAYRDDHHHHHHSAPPSGNGIHQSPMVAAAHSRTDHEQQLHHQSSSQHHHHHHHHHEPDYQLPVAGTTNYLHQLPTPEDSLHYHPQIRQNDYPGHSAGHYKEENPDPTSYHVLQQPGHAQHPHQHGHGHHHQQHPHGHHPQPQQQQQQQQQPHVPTYKWMQVKRNVPKPVVKTNPSVGEYGGGTVGGGSASPYATAANGPVNCLTGGPLVGIAGSFNNTGRTNFTNKQLTELEKEFHFNKYLTRARRIEIASALQLNETQVKIWFQNRRMKQKKRMKEGLIPTENTTVTPLSGARSSSNSPTSSSSHETSGLGLSNFTSDNSRESPPTSTKD
- the LOC143425268 gene encoding uncharacterized protein LOC143425268 isoform X1, which encodes MMMMDMGMYGTYGKPDSYPNYVCTGQGNHHHHHQPVSVGGHVPVPASPELAPTHYFPQTAVSPYSSSSSESYLAAESTAASSGTPPQGFYSPTAAVLHEDVPTTAIISSENGLSYTNLDYATTASSSYAGQQHQHANGSHGSMDPHQSYHVQQAAYRDDHHHHHHSAPPSGNGIHQSPMVAAAHSRTDHEQQLHHQSSSQHHHHHHHHHEPDYQLPVAGTTNYLHQLPTPEDSLHYHPQIRQNDYPGHSAGHYKEENPDPTSYHVLQQPGHAQHPHQHGHGHHHQQHPHGHHPQPQQQQQQQQQPHVPTYKWMQVKRNVPKPVAVKTNPSVGEYGGGTVGGGSASPYATAANGPVNCLTGGPLVGIAGSFNNTGRTNFTNKQLTELEKEFHFNKYLTRARRIEIASALQLNETQVKIWFQNRRMKQKKRMKEGLIPTENTTVTPLSGARSSSNSPTSSSSHETSGLGLSNFTSDNSRESPPTSTKD